From the Winogradskyella forsetii genome, the window CATTTTTAATAAGTCTTACTTTGGGAACCGCTGCTTTTGCGCAAGAACAAGTAGAATTTAAAGATGTGCTATTAGATGGAAAGCCTGCAAAACTAAATGTTGCTACTGGCAAAATTACATTGGTCACTTTAGAAGATAAAGTAGTAGAAACCAAAATGGATTCTTTGAACACAAAACCCATTTTGGTATCTGATGCTAGTGTTATTGGGTCGAGTATTTCCGAAAAAGATACCATTTCTGATTTTCATGTGGTTGAAAATGGAGAGACTTTACTCGATATCTCTAGAACCTATAAAGTGACCCTTACAGAATTAAAGCAAGCCAATAATTTGGAAACCACTTTGGTGAATGCAGGACAAACACTTCGCATTAAAAATTTTGATACAGAAACCAACTCAATTTCTTCAAACGGTAGTAATTTTGAAGCCACCAATTCCAATTTTCATAGGGTAGAAAAAGGCGATACCTTGTTTAGTTTATCTAGGCGCTATAATTTAAGTGTAGAAGAATTAAAGCGTTTAAATAATTTGAATTCTAATGTCATTAAGATTGGTCAAAAACTTCGTGTTAATAATTTTGATACTTCAAGGGACGATAAGAGCCTAACCGTTTATGTCGTTAAAAAGGGAGATAATCTTTATCGAATTGCATTGGAAAACGGAACTACAATTGATGCAATTAAAAAATTGAATGGACTAAAAAGCAATACTATTAAGATAGGCCAAAAGTTGAAGTTAAAATAGAAAACATCTCTGCTTGAAAATAAAAAAACTTTATAGTCGTTTTTAAGATAGATTTAGTTGAACTTGTTTATACTTTTTGTATTCAAGCGAAAATTAGTCATTTTGGGACCAATTGAAGACTTTTTAGAGATGCATAGCACCGCAACGGGACGAAAAAAAGACAAAAATTGGGTTCAAAATGGCAATTTTTTAGCAAATTGAAAAAGTTTAAGCGAGTTCATTGTATAATTTTTCCTGAATAATAATAATAAGAGAAAAATTATATAATATTGCATCGTTTATGATTAAGAGGATTTCTACCTTATGTATTCTGCTTTTGGCATTACCTGCGTTTGCGCAATTGGGTGGAGAATCGACCTATCAATTCCTCAATTTGG encodes:
- a CDS encoding LysM peptidoglycan-binding domain-containing protein; this translates as MPKSFNLIVTFLISLTLGTAAFAQEQVEFKDVLLDGKPAKLNVATGKITLVTLEDKVVETKMDSLNTKPILVSDASVIGSSISEKDTISDFHVVENGETLLDISRTYKVTLTELKQANNLETTLVNAGQTLRIKNFDTETNSISSNGSNFEATNSNFHRVEKGDTLFSLSRRYNLSVEELKRLNNLNSNVIKIGQKLRVNNFDTSRDDKSLTVYVVKKGDNLYRIALENGTTIDAIKKLNGLKSNTIKIGQKLKLK